The proteins below come from a single Juglans regia cultivar Chandler chromosome 12, Walnut 2.0, whole genome shotgun sequence genomic window:
- the LOC108980685 gene encoding glycosyltransferase family 64 protein C4-like: MRGSFLSRRTVQRLRQLLICTAGSVKIKLVLCCCIAFTVIALLSRASGFTGWTNRSVALERLSIPRKGYAIVMNTWKRYDLLKQSISHYSSCPGLESIHIVWSEPNPPSDPLKKFLNHIVQSNSGHERQVELKFDINKEDSLNNRFKEIKDLRTDAVFSIDDDVIFSCSSVEFAFNVWRSAPDTMVGFVPRIHWVDQSKGNNDYYIYGGWWSVWWTGTYSMVLSKAAFFHKKYFSLYTNEMSASVREYVTKNRNCEDIAMSFLVANASGAPPIWVKGNIYEIGSTGISSMGGHSERRTQCVNRFVAEFGRMPLIPTTVKAVDSRNIWFW; encoded by the exons ATGAGAGGGAGCTTTCTGAGCCGTCGCACGGTACAGAGGCTTCGGCAACTCCTGATCTGCACTGCCGGATCGGTCAAAATCAAGCTCGTCCTCTGCTGCTGTATCGCCTTCACGGTTATCGCGCTACTGAGTCGTGCTTCGGGTTTTACGGGATGGACCAATCGCAGTGTTGCTTTGGAACGGTTATCTATTCCCCG gaaaGGATATGCTATCGTAATGAACACTTGGAAAAGATATGATCTTTTGAAGCAGTCCATTTCTCACTATTCATCATGTCCTGGACTTGAGTCTATACACATTGTCTGGAGTGAGCCCAATCCTCCATCAGATCCTCTTAAGAAATTTCTGAACCACATTGTACAGTCCAACTCTGGACATGAGCGacaagttgaattgaaatttgatatCAACAAGGAAGACAGTTTGAATAATAGATTCAAAGAGATTAAGGATTTAAGGACAGATGCTGTTTTTTCAATTGATGATGATGTGATATTTTCTTGCTCATCCGTGGAATTTGCATTCAATGTATGGAGAAGTGCACCTGATACAATGGTTGGATTTGTGCCACGAATCCATTGGGTCGATCAATCG AAAGGCAACAATGATTACTACATATATGGTGGGTGGTGGTCAGTTTGGTGGACAGGTACGTACAGTATGGTCCTCTCAAAAGCAGCCTTCTTCCACAAAAAGTATTTCAGTCTGTACACAAATGAAATGTCGGCATCAGTTAGAGAATATGTTACCAAGAACAG GAACTGTGAGGATATTGCAATGTCTTTTCTTGTTGCGAATGCCTCGGGGGCTCCCCCTATATGGGTGAAAG GTAATATTTATGAGATTGGTTCAACTGGAATCAGTAGCATGGGAGGTCATAGTGAAAGAAGAACCCAATGTGTCAATAGATTTGTTGCAGAGTTCGGGCGAATGCCTCTAATACCTACTACTGTAAAGGCTGTTGATAGCCGAAACATCTGGTTTTGGTGA
- the LOC108980684 gene encoding uncharacterized protein LOC108980684, producing the protein MGLRIGPNPTGWLPFQFTSPFLLCYAPNSAKKENIYPSMLKTCGGSNTFLAYRLSYQPARSRSRYCRENEVRLACGANFDELSDEETMKQMHDEIDKKTACTVSETSGKTRHIEGEDNVKLWHVAALKLHSLEPSLLGIQPEPPQWPERDEVLRISIQRRVNRMEIPISLRIIKRKQQWEESLEEAGDSTYCSMMRAFSSMVFIIRELQSCALQMRGSLYSEDLRGIVEKVQKELNASFVWVFQQVLSRTPTLMVYVMILLANFTACSMADNLGSSMSLSPCSHGTITETENKDRPQFKLGLMEIRPGTAAAGRSGRLNPVVDDTEGGDKDLRRSYLSMNVVPVEISEISLLRNRELITEEEVNLWNSVVEEASRMQAEMSGEALDHKTKQHLVSPMTVELEPDDYEDYFRTDLFYQLGLSREPNNTLLLSNYAQFLHLVSHDNDRAEECFNRALLVDPMDAEGLCRYADFLWMARKDLWGAEEKYEQAMAAEPGNPYYASKYSNFLWSTGGEDTYFPLNTFYDGYNKVL; encoded by the exons ATGGGATTGAGGATTGGTCCAAATCCAACTGGTTGGCTGCCTTTTCAGTTTACATCCCCTTTTCTACTTTGTTATGCCCCAAACTCggccaaaaaagaaaacatttacCCTTCCATGTTGAAAACATGTGGGGGAAGCAATACATTCCTGGCTTACCGATTGTCTTACCAACCCGCTCGTTCCCGGTCACGTTATTGTAGAGAAAATGAAGTAAGGCTAGCTTGTGGAGCGAATTTTGATGAACTCTCCGATGAAGAAACGATGAAACAGATGCACGATGAAATTGACAAGAAAACTGCTTGCACAGTATCGGAAACCTCGGGAAAAACTAGGCACATAGAAGGTGAAGATAACGTCAAGTTATGGCACGTTGCAGCTTTGAAGCTTCATTCTTTGGAACCTTCCTTGCTGGGTATCCAGCCCGAGCCACCGCAGTGGCCCGAGAGAGATGAGGTTCTTCGCATTAGCATTCAAAGGAGAGTGAACAGAATGGAAATCCCCATATCGCTTCGCATAATCAAGAGGAAGCAGCAATGGGAAGAGAGTTTGGAAGAAGCGGGGGACTCTACTTACTGTTCTATGATGAGGGCCTTCTCATCAATGGTATTTATAATCAGAGAGCTTCAGAGCTGCGCGTTACAAATGAGGGGAAGTCTCTATTCTGAAGATTTGCGTGGGATTGTTGAGAAGGTACAGAAAGAACTGAATGCGTCATTTGTTTGGGTCTTCCAACAAGTTCTTTCGCGGACTCCGACTCTTATGGTTTACGTGATGATTCTTTTGGCTAATTTCACGGCATGTTCTATGGCCGATAACTTAGGGTCTTCCATGAGCTTAAGTCCTTGTTCTCATGGAACTATCACAGAGACTGAGAACAAGGATCGACCTCAGTTTAAGCTCGGTCTTATGGAAATTAGGCCAGGTACTGCTGCTGCTGGTCGCAGCGGCAGATTAAACCCTGTTGTTGATGACACTGAGGGTGGGGACAAGGACTTGAGAAGATCGTATCTGTCTATGAATGTTGTTCCTGTTGAGATATCTGAGATTTCATTGCTTAGAAATAGGGAGTTGATCACAGAGGAGGAGGTAAATTTGTGGAATTCAGTGGTGGAAGAAGCTTCTAGAATGCAGGCAGAGATGAGCGGGGAGGCTCTTGATCATAAAACGAAGCAACACTTAGTGTCTCCGATGACTGTGGAGCTGGAACCAGATGATTATGAGGATTACTTTAGGACAGATCTCTTTTACCAGTTGGGGTTATCCCGGGAGCCAAATAATACTCTTCTGCTGTCAAACTATGCACAATTCCTCCACCTCGTTTCTCATGACAATGACAG GGCAGAAGAGTGCTTTAATCGTGCATTGCTGGTAGATCCTATGGATGCTGAAGGACTGTGTCGATATGCAGACTTTCTGTGGATGGCAAGAAAGGACCTGTGGGGAGCAGAAGAGAAGTATGAGCAAGCAATGGCAGCTGAGCCAGGCAACCCTTATTATGCATCCAAGTATTCTAATTTCCTTTGGAGCACTGGTGGTGAAGATACTTACTTCCCACTCAATACATTTTACGATGGCTACAACAAAGTTTTGTGA
- the LOC108980688 gene encoding nematode resistance protein-like HSPRO2 yields MVDLDCKAKIVSTDVPNKSPKLSNKLQVSVPSTFRDAQISEAPAVACSAYDDYLRLPELRKLWSSNEFPSWKNESVLKPALHALEISFRFLSTVLSDQRPYANGREWRRRLESLTTSQIEIIANICEDNEEDRATRGTAPIVDLRSSHGVLVRDGSYAEVWKMTGDTTVVSRTSESSLLPRLATWHKSEDIAQKILYSIECEMRRCPYTLGLGEPNLTGKPNLEYDLVCKPSELHSLKKSPYDHIDNYENQTLYCTQQILESWIYVSQQLLKRITEQVENKDFVRAASDCYLIERIWKLLTEIEDLHLLMDPDDFLRLKNQLCIKSMNEAGPFCFRSKGLVDITRQCRDLKHKVPCILGVEVDPMGGPTVQEAAMKLYREKKESEKIHLLQALQAIESAMKRFFYAFKQLLVVVTGSLDANANQVVLSSDSGDSLSHIFLEPTYFPSLDAAKTFLGNFWNHEQGGMRLG; encoded by the coding sequence atggtTGATTTAGATTGCAAGGCAAAGATAGTCTCAACCGACGTGCCTAACAAATCCCCAAAACTCTCCAACAAACTTCAAGTTTCGGTCCCATCCACCTTCCGTGACGCCCAAATATCCGAGGCTCCGGCTGTTGCTTGCTCCGCTTACGACGACTATCTTCGCCTCCCGGAGCTTCGGAAGCTGTGGAGCTCCAATGAGTTTCCCAGTTGGAAAAACGAGTCCGTTTTAAAACCGGCTTTACATGCTTTAGAGATTTCGTTTCGGTTCCTCTCGACGGTCTTGTCGGACCAGCGGCCGTACGCCAACGGGCGCGAGTGGAGGCGAAGGCTGGAGTCTCTCACGACGAGTCAGATAGAGATCATTGCTAATATCTGCGAGGACAACGAAGAAGACCGTGCGACACGAGGAACGGCTCCCATCGTAGATCTGAGGTCATCGCACGGTGTCCTGGTTCGCGATGGTAGCTATGCCGAGGTGTGGAAGATGACAGGCGACACTACCGTTGTGAGCCGCACCAGCGAGTCTAGCTTGCTTCCTAGGCTTGCTACGTGGCATAAATCGGAGGATATCGCGCAGAAGATCCTCTACTCCATCGAGTGCGAGATGCGGAGGTGTCCGTACACTCTTGGCTTGGGAGAGCCGAACCTTACCGGTAAACCGAACCTCGAGTACGACCTGGTGTGCAAGCCGAGCGAGCTTCACTCCCTGAAGAAGAGTCCGTACGATCACATCGACAACTACGAGAACCAGACGCTGTACTGCACGCAACAAATTCTAGAGTCGTGGATCTATGTGTCGCAACAGCTTTTGAAACGAATCACAGAGCAAGTCGAGAACAAAGATTTCGTAAGAGCTGCGAGCGATTGCTATTTGATCGAACGGATCTGGAAGCTTCTGACCGAGATCGAGGATCTCCACCTCTTGATGGACCCAGACGATTTTCTCAGGCTCAAGAATCAGCTTTGCATTAAGTCGATGAACGAAGCGGGACCTTTTTGCTTCAGATCAAAGGGACTCGTGGATATCACGAGGCAATGCAGGGATCTGAAGCATAAGGTGCCATGCATACTAGGCGTTGAGGTGGACCCCATGGGTGGGCCCACGGTCCAGGAGGCGGCCATGAAGCTCtacagagagaagaaagagtCGGAGAAAATTCACCTGCTTCAGGCTTTGCAGGCAATCGAGTCGGCCATGAAGAGGTTCTTTTACGCCTTCAAGCAATTGCTGGTGGTTGTGACGGGGAGCTTGGATGCGAACGCGAACCAAGTCGTCTTGAGTTCAGACTCGGGCGACTCACTGAGTCATATCTTCCTTGAGCCAACCTATTTCCCGAGTTTGGATGCGGCAAAGACGTTTTTGGGGAATTTTTGGAACCATGAACAGGGTGGGATGAGGCTTGGGTAA
- the LOC108980032 gene encoding 60S acidic ribosomal protein P0 has protein sequence MVGKLSKSEKKIAYDAKLCQLLDEYTQILVVAADNVGSNQLQNIRKGLRGDSVVLMGKNTMMKRSVRIHAENTGNNAFLNLIPLLVGNVGLIFTKGDLKEVSEEVAKYKVGAPARVGLVAPIDVVVPPGNTGLDPSQTSFFQVLNIPTKINKGTVEIITPVELIKKGDKVGSSEAALLAKLGIRPFSYGLIVLSAYDNGSVFSPEVLDLTEDDLLEKFAIGVSMVTSLSLALSYPTLAAAPHMFINAYKNALAIAVATEYSFPQAEKVKEFLEDPSKFAFAAAPAAAADSGAAPAAAAKEEEKKEEPAEESDDDMGFSLFD, from the exons ATGGTAGGGAAGCTCTCGAAGTCGGAAAAGAAGATCGCGTACGACGCGAAGCTATGCCAGCTGCTTGACGAGTACACCCAAATCCTGGTGGTGGCGGCCGACAACGTCGGATCCAACCAGCTCCAGAATATTCGGAAAGGTCTACGTGGCGACTCCGTGGTGCTCATGGGTAAGAACACCATGATGAAGCGCTCCGTCAGGATCCATGCTGAGAATACTGGCAACAATGCTTTCCTCAACCTCATTCCCCTTCTTGTT GGAAACGTAGGGCTGATTTTCACGAAGGGTGATTTGAAGGAGGTCAGCGAAGAGGTTGCCAAGTACAAG GTTGGAGCACCTGCTCGTGTTGGTTTAGTTGCTCCAATTGATGTTGTTGTACCTCCTGGAAACACTGGACTCGACCCTTCTCAGACCTCTTTCTTTCAG GTTCTTAACATCCCAACCAAGATTAACAAGGGTACTGTTGAAATTATCACCCCTGTGGAGCTTATTAAGAAGGGTGACAAGGTTGGCTCCTCTGAGGCTGCCCTGCTTGCAAAACTTGGGATAAGGCCCTTTTCTTATGGTCTCATTGTCCTATCTGCTTATGACAATGGCTCAGTCTTCAGCCCTGAGGTACTTGATCTGACTGAGGATGACCTTCTTGAGAAGTTTGCCATTGGTGTGTCTATGGTCACTTCATTGTCACTGGCTCTCTCGTACCCAACACTAGCAGCTGCACCGCATATGTTCATCAATGCCTACAAGAATGCTCTTGCTATTGCTGTTGCCACCGAGTATTCCTTCCCCCAGGCAGAGAAAGTTAAGGAGTTCCTAGAG GACCCAAGCAAATTTGCTTTCGCTGCTGCccctgctgctgctgctgattCGGGTGCTGCCCCTGCTGCTGCTGctaaggaggaagagaagaaggaagagcCAGCTGAAGAGTCCGATGATGACATGGGTTTTAGTTTGTTCGATTAA